In Musa acuminata AAA Group cultivar baxijiao chromosome BXJ3-11, Cavendish_Baxijiao_AAA, whole genome shotgun sequence, one DNA window encodes the following:
- the LOC135653162 gene encoding ABC transporter G family member 42-like yields the protein MERVWDSGRRASRSLSRGVNVGNWGMEDVFAPSSTRGRSWRSRSRVDDDEEALRWAALERLPTYNRLRTGILRSVVEEGEQGRRRYQHKEVDVRKMGVNERQEFIERVFKVAEEDNERFLKKLRNRIDKVGIQLPTVEVRFEHLNVEAECHVGNRALPTLTNTARDIAESAIGLLGINLTKRTTLTILKDVSGVVQPSRMTLLLGPPSSGKTTLLLALAGKLDPSLKTRGEISYNGYRLDEFVPQKTAAYISQNDVHVGEMTVKETFDFSARCQGVGARYDLLTELAKREKDAGILPEAEVDLFMKATAIEGVKSSLLTDYTLKILGLDICGDTIVGDEMQRGISGGQKKRVTTGEMIVGPTKVLFMDEISTGLDSSTTFQIVKCLQQIVHLGETTILMSLLQPAPETFELFDDIILLSEGQIVYQGPREFVLDFFEACGFRCPERKGIADFLQEVTSRKDQEQYWADKQRPYRYISVSEFSQRFKRFHVGLRLENELSIPFDKSQSHKAALVFSKKSVSNSELLKASFAKEWLLIKRNSFVYIFKTVQLVIVALIASTVFLRTRMHTRTEDDGVTYIGALLFGLIVNVFNGFAELSIAISRLPVFYKHRDLLFYPAWVFTLPNFLLRIPISILETIVWTAMTYYTIGYAPEASRFFKQLVLVFLIQQMAAGLFRTVAGICRSMIISNTGGALSVLIIFVLGGFILPKDVIPKWWIWGFWISPLTYGYNALAVNEFLAPRWMNRRAADGRPLGRSILENASVFAEARWYWIGALALLGFSILFNLLFTFFLMYLNPIGKPQAVISEETAAEMEEDRDETRESPRIRRTNSKNDPLPRALSKRDGNNTREMMKLRMSSGGTNGLSRDTSIDTAASGVAPKRGMVLPFTPLTMSFDEVNYYVDMPPEMKDQGVAEDRLQLLRNVTGAFRPGVLTALMGVSGAGKTTLMDVLAGRKTGGYIEGDIRISGYPKKQETFARISGYCEQNDIHSPQVTVRESLIYSAFLRLHKEVSDEEKLKFVDEVTELVELDNLRDAIVGLPGVTGLSTEQRKRLTIAVELVANPSIIFMDEPTSGLDARAAAIVMRTVRNTVDTGRTVVCTIHQPSIDIFEAFDELLLMKRGGQVIYSGPLGRNSYKIIDYFEAIPGVPKIKDKYNPATWMLEVSSVAAEVRLQMDFAKYYESSARYQRNKALVSELSKPAPGTNDLYFPTQYSQSPWGQFKACLWKQWWTYWRSPDYNLVRFVFTLLTALLLGSIFWRIGQKRGSATSLRIVIGAMYAAVMFVGVNNCATVQPLVAIERTVFYRERAAGMYSALPYALAQVFVEIPYVITQAVYYSLIVYAMMNFQWTAAKFFWFYFISLFSFLYFTYYGMMTVSLSPNHQVAAIFASTFYSVFNLFSGFFIPRPRIPEWWVWYYWICPLQWTVYGLIVTQYGDLESYITVPGQSDQKIKNYVKDYYGYNTDFMPVVAIVLVGFAVFFAFMFAFCIKKLNFQQR from the exons ATGGAGAGGGTGTGGGACTCGGGGCGGCGGGCGAGCCGGAGCCTCAGCAGGGGCGTGAACGTGGGGAACTGGGGGATGGAGGACGTGTTCGCGCCGTCGAGCACGCGGGGGAGGTCATGGCGGAGCCGGAGCAGGGTCGACGACGACGAGGAGGCGCTGCGGTGGGCCGCGCTGGAGAGGCTCCCCACCTACAACCGCCTGCGCACCGGGATCCTCCGGTCGGTTGTGGAGGAGGGGGAGCAGGGGCGGCGGCGGTACCAGCACAAGGAGGTGGACGTGCGCAAGATGGGCGTCAACGAGCGGCAGGAGTTCATCGAGCGCGTCTTCAAGGTGGCCGAGGAGGACAACGAGCGCTTCCTCAAGAAGCTGCGCAACCGTATCGACAA GGTTGGCATCCAGTTACCGACTGTGGAGGTGAGGTTCGAGCATCTGAACGTGGAGGCCGAATGCCATGTCGGGAACAGAGCTCTGCCGACGCTGACCAACACCGCCAGGGACATCGCCGAGTCCGCCATCGGCCTCCTGGGAATCAACCTCACCAAGAGAACTACTCTCACCATCCTGAAAGATGTCTCAGGAGTCGTACAACCCTCGAG GATGACACTTCTGTTAGGCCCTCCATCATCCGGGAAGACCACCCTCTTGCTAGCTTTAGCTGGAAAACTCGATCCGAGTTTGAAG ACCAGAGGGGAGATATCATACAACGGATACAGATTGGACGAGTTCGTGCCCCAGAAAACTGCAGCTTACATCAGCCAGAACGATGTTCATGTGGGCGAGATGACCGTCAAAGAAACCTTCGACTTCTCTGCAAGGTGTCAAGGCGTAGGAGCGCGATATG ATCTCCTGACGGAGCTGGCGAAGAGGGAGAAGGATGCAGGAATTCTCCCAGAAGCTGAAGTGGATCTCTTCATGAAG GCCACAGCAATCGAGGGAGTCAAGAGCAGTCTTCTGACGGACTACACTCTCAAG ATACTTGGGCTGGACATTTGTGGTGATACGATTGTGGGCGATGAGATGCAGAGAGGGATCTCCGGAGGTCAAAAGAAGCGCGTCACCACAG GTGAGATGATCGTTGGCCCGACCAAAGTGCTGTTCATGGACGAGATATCGACCGGCCTCGACAGCTCCACCACCTTCCAGATCGTGAAATGCCTGCAGCAGATCGTCCACCTGGGTGAGACCACCATCCTCATGTCCCTCCTCCAGCCCGCGCCCGAGACCTTCGAGCTCTTCGACGACATCATCCTCCTCTCCGAGGGCCAGATCGTCTACCAGGGACCCCGCGAGTTCGTCCTCGATTTCTTCGAGGCCTGCGGCTTCCGCTGCCCCGAGCGCAAAGGCATCGCCGACTTCTTGCAGGAG GTAACGTCGAGGAAAGACCAGGAGCAGTACTGGGCGGACAAACAGAGGCCGTACCGCTACATCTCCGTCTCCGAGTTCTCTCAGCGCTTCAAGCGATTCCACGTCGGTCTTCGTCTGGAGAACGAGCTCTCCATCCCCTTCGACAAGTCGCAGAGCCACAAGGCCGCTTTGGTCTTCTCCAAGAAGTCCGTTTCCAACTCGGAGCTCCTCAAAGCTTCCTTTGCCAAGGAGTGGCTCCTCATCAAGCGTAACTCCTTCGTCTACATCTTCAAGACTGTTCAG CTCGTCATCGTGGCGCTCATAGCGTCAACCGTGTTTCTGAGGACTCGCATGCACACGAGGACCGAAGACGATGGTGTCACCTACATTGGAGCGCTCCTCTTCGGGTTGATCGTGAACGTCTTCAATGGTTTCGCGGAGCTGTCCATCGCCATCTCGCGTCTCCCGGTGTTCTACAAGCACAGGGACCTGCTCTTCTATCCGGCATGGGTATTCACCTTGCCGAACTTTCTCCTCCGAATACCGATATCGATCCTGGAAACCATCGTTTGGACTGCCATGACCTACTACACCATTGGCTACGCCCCGGAGGCCAGCAG GTTCTTCAAGCAGCTGGTGCTAGTGTTCCTGATCCAGCAAATGGCGGCGGGGCTGTTCAGAACCGTCGCCGGTATTTGTAGGTCCATGATCATCTCCAACACCGGTGGGGCTCTGTCCGTGCTCATCATCTTTGTTCTTGGAGGCTTCATTCTACCCAAAG ATGTGATTCCCAAATGGTGGATATGGGGCTTCTGGATTTCGCCACTTACCTACGGATATAATGCTTTAGCGGTGAACGAATTTTTGGCTCCCAGGTGGATGAACAGACGG GCAGCAGATGGTCGACCGCTAGGAAGGTCAATCCTCGAAAATGCCAGTGTCTTCGCAGAGGCCAGATGGTACTGGATTGGAGCCTTGGCGCTTCTGGGATTCAGCATCCTCTTCAATTTGCTATTCACCTTCTTCCTCATGTATCTGAATC CTATTGGAAAACCGCAAGCTGTTATATCTGAAGAAACAGCAGCAGAAATGGAAGAAGACCGAGACGAAACAAGAGAGTCGCCGAGAATTAGGAGGACGAACTCCAAGAATGATCCTTTACCTCGCGCATTGTCAAAAAGGGACGGAAACAACACCA GAGAAATGATGAAGCTGCGAATGAGCTCCGGTGGGACGAACGGGCTCAGCCGTGATACGTCCATCGATACGGCCGCTTCCGGCGTTGCTCCCAAGAGAGGAATGGTTCTTCCCTTCACGCCTCTGACCATGTCCTTTGATGAAGTCAATTACTACGTCGACATGCCTCCG GAAATGAAAGATCAAGGAGTCGCAGAAGATAGGCTGCAGCTCCTAAGGAATGTAACAGGGGCTTTTCGACCGGGCGTCCTCACAGCCCTCATGGGCGTGAGCGGGGCTGGGAAAACCACCCTTATGGATGTTTTGGCTGGGCGAAAGACTGGTGGCTACATCGAAGGAGACATCCGCATCTCCGGCTATCCCAAGAAACAAGAGACATTCGCAAGGATTTCCGGTTACTGTGAGCAAAACGATATCCACTCGCCTCAGGTCACCGTCCGGGAGTCCTTGATATACTCTGCTTTTCTCCGTCTCCACAAGGAAGTCAGCGATGAAGAAAAGCTG AAATTTGTTGATGAGGTGACGGAGCTGGTGGAGCTCGACAACCTGAGAGATGCCATAGTGGGGCTGCCAGGAGTCACAGGGCTGTCTACGGAACAGAGGAAGCGGCTGACGATAGCAGTGGAGCTTGTTGCCAATCCCTCTATCATCTTCATGGACGAACCGACATCAGGCCTCGATGCAAGAGCAGCAGCCATCGTCATGAGAACCGTGAGGAACACAGTCGACACCGGAAGAACTGTTGTTTGTACGATCCATCAACCAAGCATCGACATATTCGAGGCCTTCGACGAG CTGCTGCTCATGAAAAGAGGAGGCCAAGTAATCTACTCTGGACCTTTGGGAAGAAACTCCTACAAGATAATCGACTACTTCGAG GCAATTCCTGGAGTTCCAAAGATCAAAGACAAATACAATCCTGCGACATGGATGCTGGAAGTCAGTTCGGTTGCTGCTGAAGTGCGCCTGCAAATGGACTTCGCTAAGTACTACGAATCATCAGCTCGCTACCA GCGCAACAAAGCATTGGTTAGTGAGCTCAGTAAACCGGCACCGGGAACAAATGATCTCTACTTCCCCACGCAGTACTCCCAGTCTCCTTGGGGGCAGTTCAAGGCCTGCCTCTGGAAGCAGTGGTGGACCTACTGGAGGAGCCCTGATTACAACCTCGTCAGATTTGTCTTCACCTTGCTCACCGCTCTACTGCTAGGCTCCATATTTTGGAGAATTGGCCAGAAGAG GGGAAGTGCAACCAGTCTTCGGATCGTCATCGGGGCGATGTACGCAGCGGTCATGTTCGTCGGCGTCAATAACTGCGCGACGGTGCAACCACTGGTAGCGATCGAGAGGACGGTGTTCTATCGAGAAAGGGCCGCTGGAATGTACTCTGCTTTACCGTATGCCTTGGCTCAG GTGTTCGTGGAAATTCCATACGTGATCACTCAGGCGGTGTACTACTCCCTCATCGTCTACGCCATGATGAACTTCCAATGGACAGCGGCAAAGTTCTTTTGGTTCTACTTCAtctccctcttctccttcctATACTTCACTTACTACGGCATGATGACCGTCTCGCTGTCACCAAATCATCAAGTCGCTGCCATCTTTGCTTCCACCTTCTACTCCGTCTTTAACCTCTTCTCAGGCTTCTTCATCCCCAGACCA AGGATTCCCGAATGGTGGGTGTGGTACTACTGGATTTGCCCATTGCAATGGACGGTCTATGGGCTGATAGTAACACAATATGGGGATTTGGAGAGCTACATCACAGTGCCTGGCCAGTCGGATCAGAAGATCAAGAACTATGTGAAGGACTATTATGGATACAATACTGACTTCATGCCTGTGGTAGCCATAGTGCTGGTTGGTTTTGCTGTCTTCTTTGCTTTCATGTTTGCTTTCTGCATCAAGAAGCTCAACTTCCAACAGAGGTAG
- the LOC135652822 gene encoding pseudo histidine-containing phosphotransfer protein 2-like — MALHISSAPPISAFHHLLCFFFHDTYPEMEYASSLQRQLASMKKNLFDQGYLDEQFYQLEELQDESSPNFVEEVVTLFFRDSSRLVANIDQALQKYPQDFRRLDNFMHQLKGSASSIGAAKMKNECTSFREFCNKENREGCLRSFQKVKKEHAVLKQKLENYFQLLRQDGPVDKATRSGN; from the exons ATGGCTCTTCATATCTCATCAGCACCTCCTATCTCTGCATTCCACCACTTGCTCTGTTTCTTTTTTCACGACACTTATCCAGAGATGGAGTATGCTTCTAGCTTGCAGCGCCAGCTTGCCAGCATGAAGAAGAACCTCTTTGATCAG GGATACCTAGATGAACAATTTTATCAGCTAGAGGAGTTGCAGGATGAATCCAGCCCTAATTTTGTGGAAGAAGTTGTCACCTTGTTCTTCAGGGATTCATCCAGATTGGTGGCTAACATCGACCAGGCTCT TCAGAAGTACCCTCAAGATTTTCGTAGGCTGGACAACTTCATGCACCAGTTGAAGGGTAGTGCTTCCAG CATCGGTGCTGCAAAGATGAAGAATGAGTGCACCAGTTTCAGAGAATTCTGTAATAAAGAAAACCGTGAAGG ATGCCTGAGATCATTTCAGAAGGTGAAGAAGGAGCATGCCGTCCTGAAGCAGAAGTTGGAAAACTACTTCCAG TTGCTGAGACAAGATGGTCCTGTTGACAAAGCGACTCGCTCTGGCAACTGA
- the LOC103971232 gene encoding clavaminate synthase-like protein At3g21360: protein MAHDELFVETSIPEQKAVGSVLFPAVLSPSPTVDLDLGSFNAAVASQRPRLESLLRSSGAILLRGFPVRDAADFDRAVAAFGYDELPYVGGAAPRTNVVGRVFTANESPPDQKIPFHHEMAQVPEFPTKLFFFCEVEPGSGGETPIVLSHLVYERMKVKFPEFVARLEEYGLIYTRVLGEGDDPSSPIGRGWQSTFLTKDRSVAEERSAHLGVKLEWLEDGVKTVTGPIPAIRLDQTRGRKIWFNSMVAAYTGWEDARNDPVKAVTFGDGTPLPADLIHECLNILEEESVAIGWKKGDILLLDNLAVLHSRRSFDPPRRILASLCK, encoded by the exons ATGGCCCACGACGAGCTGTTCGTGGAGACGAGCATCCCGGAGCAGAAGGCCGTCGGCAGCGTCCTCTTTCCGGCGGTCCTCTCTCCGAGCCCGACCGTGGATCTCGACCTAGGCAGCTTCAACGCGGCCGTGGCATCCCAGAGGCCCCGCCTCGAGTCGCTCCTTCGGTCGAGCGGCGCCATACTCCTGCGCGGCTTCCCTGTCCGGGACGCCGCCGACTTCGACCGCGCCGTGGCCGCCTTCGGCTACGACGAGCTCCCCTACGTCGGCGGCGCCGCTCCCCGCACCAACGTCGTCGGCCGCGTCTTCACCGCCAACGAGTCCCCACCCGACCAGAAGATCCCCTTCCACCACGAGATGGCGcag GTGCCGGAGTTCCCGACGAAATTGTTCTTTTTCTGCGAGGTGGAGCCCGGAAGCGGCGGGGAAACTCCGATCGTGCTAAGCCATCTAGTTTACGAGAGGATGAAGGTGAAATTTCCGGAGTTCGTGGCGCGATTGGAGGAATATGGCTTGATCTACACGAGGGTTTTGGGGGAGGGAGACGATCCTTCGTCGCCAATCGGCCGTGGATGGCAATCGACGTTCTTGACCAAAGATAGAAGCGTGGCAGAGGAAAG GTCTGCTCACCTAGGAGTGAAGTTGGAATGGTTGGAAGACGGAGTGAAAACAGTCACAGGCCCAATTCCAGCAATCAGACTAGATCAAACTAGAGGACGGAAAATATGGTTCAACAGCATGGTTGCTGCCTATACTGGATGGGAGGATGCTCGCAATGATCCTGTCAAGGCAGTTACTTTTGGAGATGGGACACCTTTGCCAGCCGATTTAATACATGAATGTCTAAATATCCTTGAAGAAGAAAGTGTTGCTATAGGTTGGAAGAAAGGTGACATCCTTTTGTTGGATAATCTGGCTGTCCTGCACTCCCGACGATCATTTGATCCTCCACGCCGCATTCTTGCATCACTTTGTAAATAG
- the LOC103971233 gene encoding uncharacterized protein LOC103971233 — protein sequence MPPPKRKKKKTKTKKNSIQPRPNSFPASPPPMSGLQSPVDPLETLLPHPSSPQENSQSQSPATKSDKGEEVSEDPAAADTEEDEPQLTMSPAAAPPTDVAAVDLPAAPPRPSPLPRKPPAKRKKALSSKQRAAAKQKLALLTAGFRPVPFPSDHAGADVDLAAHEPLFRALALWDFAHLPLDRDVRTDLLIPLIANYDPPNRRSFVQDLRITVSRADLARALMLPVKKDKTGFSESGAADPNPEMYSREESAAAVLGFMSGFMLFPFQDDACILPAEVMAAHLMVKEGQPHKVDWAGLMWMLVEKELLEAPKSAVCHYASHLQCLMKHQQPRLFQEAECKLEPVPEPVPEAENLEDAAIAEEEDDAEDVTEDDAARIRSSDDVGDVAGEKHEPGLTLGLGGDLDMTNDFEQFKEGEEQWLREEDNGGTEQCLRRCNSAGVRSMEFENLCKEDGEGRGEEGYIDDLSARYASLDRLSSFDRLTSTDLLQVMGNVNISYGQPMNPLLSSGEFLTMSTDAHKNIHLDPSHGRPYFVGNNGKRQISEVDDEDDNDDDPQRFSQNNQQKRIRSGGIWESTSSELDAILEQVELYVGKARMVSAEKEQARMNAQLQLQCMNEMLQQKDRVIQSLEKTRVEEQQKWHLEACRYEHEINVMANLVIGYKKALREIRGAFAEYRKKYPRGDEPLYHVVVGSGGLVLSAKELERQRFEKEEEIRRTAMEMINGFEREWMLKLEHYDSSVVILFGRMVELKEKMELLKGRLAKSVTSDA from the coding sequence ATGCCTCCGcccaagaggaagaagaagaagaccaagACCAAGAAGAATTCCATCCAACCCCGCCCTAATTCCTTCCCCGCCTCCCCTCCTCCCATGTCCGGCCTCCAATCCCCCGTCGATCCCCTGGAAACCCTCCTCCCCCATCCCTCGTCGCCGCAAGAAAACTCCCAATCGCAATCACCGGCGACCAAGTCTGACAAGGGAGAGGAAGTATCAGAAGACCCGGCTGCCGCCGATACGGAAGAAGACGAGCCCCAACTTACCATGTCTCCGGCCGCCGCCCCACCTACCGACGTCGCCGCGGTCGATCTCCCGGCAGcgccgccccgcccctcgcctctCCCTCGGAAACCCCCGGCCAAGCGCAAGAAAGCCCTGTCGAGTAAGCAGCGCGCTGCTGCCAAGCAGAAGCTCGCCCTCCTGACCGCCGGCTTCCGGCCTGTCCCTTTCCCCTCCGATCACGCCGGGGCCGACGTCGATCTCGCGGCCCACGAGCCCCTCTTCCGCGCCCTCGCCCTTtgggacttcgcccacctcccgcTCGACCGCGACGTCCGCACTGACCTCCTCATCCCCCTCATCGCCAACTACGACCCCCCCAATCGCCGCAGCTTCGTTCAGGACCTCCGAATCACTGTCAGCCGCGCTGATCTTGCCCGCGCCCTTATGCTCCCGGTCAAGAAGGACAAGACTGGCTTCTCGGAGTCTGGCGCTGCTGATCCCAACCCCGAGATGTACTCCAGGGAGGAGTCAGCTGCCGCCGTCTTGGGCTTTATGTCAGGCTTCATGCTTTTCCCGTTCCAGGATGATGCCTGCATACTACCCGCAGAAGTCATGGCCGCGCACCTAATGGTGAAGGAAGGCCAGCCACACAAGGTAGATTGGGCGGGGTTGATGTGGATGCTGGTGGAGAAGGAGCTGCTGGAGGCGCCCAAGTCTGCCGTTTGCCATTATGCCTCGCACTTGCAGTGTCTAATGAAACACCAACAGCCGAGGTTGTTCCAGGAAGCTGAATGTAAGCTTGAGCCAGTCCCTGAACCTGTGCCTGAGGCTGAGAACTTGGAGGATGCTGCGATCGCAGAGGAGGAAGATGACGCTGAAGATGTTACAGAGGACGATGCTGCAAGGATTAGAAGTTCAGATGATGTTGGGGATGTCGCTGGAGAAAAACATGAACCAGGGTTAACTTTGGGCTTGGGTGGGGATCTCGATATGACGAATGACTTTGAACAGTTCAAGGAGGGAGAGGAGCAGTGGCTGCGAGAGGAAGATAATGGAGGTACGGAGCAGTGCTTGAGGCGATGCAATTCAGCCGGTGTGAGAAGTATGGAGTTTGAGAATTTATGTAAAGAAGACGGGGAAGGAAGGGGAGAAGAAGGGTATATTGATGACCTCTCGGCAAGATATGCTTCATTGGATAGGCTGTCTTCATTCGATAGGTTAACATCCACAGACCTTCTCCAGGTAATGGGCAATGTCAATATCTCTTACGGTCAGCCGATGAATCCCCTTCTCTCTTCTGGTGAATTCTTGACAATGAGTACTGATGCACATAAGAACATTCATCTAGACCCTAGTCATGGTAGACCTTACTTCGTTGGAAACAATGGCAAACGACAAATCAGTGAGGTCGATGATgaagatgataatgatgatgaccccCAGCGGTTCTCACAGAACAATCAGCAAAAAAGGATCAGGAGTGGTGGAATTTGGGAGAGTACATCATCAGAACTTGATGCCATCCTAGAGCAAGTCGAATTGTATGTGGGAAAAGCTAGGATGGTATCTGCAGAAAAAGAGCAAGCACGCATGAATGCGCAACTGCAGTTGCAGTGCATGAATGAGATGCTCCAGCAAAAGGACAGGGTCATCCAGTCCTTAGAGAAGACAAGGGTAGAAGAGCAACAGAAGTGGCATCTGGAAGCTTGCCGTTACGAGCATGAGATCAATGTCATGGCCAACTTGGTCATTGGTTATAAGAAGGCATTGAGGGAAATACGCGGAGCTTTTGCCGAGTACAGAAAAAAGTACCCACGGGGTGATGAGCCTCTTTATCATGTTGTCGTGGGCTCTGGTGGTTTGGTTCTTTCTGCCAAGGAGTTGGAAAGGCAACGTTTTGAGAAAGAGGAGGAAATTCGACGCACTGCAATGGAGATGATTAATGGTTTTGAAAGGGAATGGATGCTTAAGCTTGAACATTATGATTCATCGGTTGTCATTCTGTTTGGGAGGATGGTGGAACTCAAAGAAAAGATGGAACTTCTGAAGGGAAGGTTGGCGAAATCTGTGACATCGGATGCTTAG